Part of the Aquimarina sp. MAR_2010_214 genome is shown below.
TGTGGCAAACCTCCTTTAAGGCCTTCTCCTCCTCCATCTCTAATAAAACTCCCCACGGTAGCTACATCCAGATTTCCTAAAATCACTATAGCAGAAACTACAATAATAGCTAACAGTGCTTCTGGAAGTTTATTTGTTAATTTGGGTAATCCCCACATGATTAATATCGTAAGCATTACCAGTCCTAACATGAGTAATAATTGATTTGTAGGTAACCAGGATTTTACTTTTCCCTTTTTGGCAATACTATAAATCATATTATCTTCATAATTAAAGACTACTTCTTTGGTATCCAGATCAAAAATCTGCCCCTCATATATTATATATTTTCCTTCTTTAGTATCTATGTCTATCAATCGATTATTATCAAAAGAAAACAGAGCTTTATTTGTTAATACATCATATGCTATGTTATCTTTTCTGATTTCAAATTTTTTATCGAGAGATTCTGTAACATATTTATTATTATTAAATACATCTTTCTCGGCTTCTTTAAACATTCCTAATTGCGAAAGAAAGATCACAATTGCCAAACCATTTACAAACCCCATCATCACAGGATGAGGGATCAAACGTACAAATTTACCAAGCTTAAAAGCTCCTGCCAACATTTGTATAACTCCCATGAGAATAACGGTCGCAAAAAGATAATATAGTCCTAATTCTTCTCCTGGGGCTCCCATTTCATTTCCTTCTGCAACAAGACTAACCATAACAACCGCTAATGCTCCTGTGGCACCAGAGATCATACCTGGTCGACCTCCAAAAACAGAAGTGATCAATCCGATCATAAACGCGGCATATAATCCTACTAATGGATCTACTCCAGCAACAAAGGCAAAAGCAACTGCCTCAGGAACCAAAGCTAATGCTACTGTTAATCCTGATAAAATATCATTTTTAGCATTCGCTACTCTTTTTCTTACAAACTCAGTCATGGTTGTGATATTTTGAAGCTGCAAAAATACAGTTATTTTATAGCCCTACAAGTAAAACAAGCCTCTTATCTTATATCTCATAAAATTGTACTAAATCTTTACATAAAATTTTAAAGCTTGAAATCTTTAGTATATTTAGCCTTCTTATATATAGTACAGATGCGAAAAATCACTCTCATTGTTAGCTTTCTAAGCATTATTTCTTGTAATACCTCTAAAAAACAAAATTCTCAAAATCTTGATTTCACTACTGCTTTTGAAAAAAGTAACGGAACCGAAACTCCTACCTACCCAGAAGTTATTACATATTATAAAAATTTGGCCGAAACCTATCCTTCAATTGATATACAGGAAATTGGAATGACCGATAGCGGAAACCCACTACATATCGTGACATTAAACCCTGATGCCATTTTTGATTTTGAAAAAATAAGACAAACAAAACGCGTGCTTTTAATTAATAATGGGATTCATCCTGGCGAGAGTGATGGTATTGACGCCACAATGCTGTTGTTTAGAGATATTGCTCAAGGTAAAATTAACGCTCCTTCGGCTACAGTTTTGGCAACCATTCCCATATATAATATTGGTGGAGCCTTAAACCGAAATTCAGGAACAAGAACCAACCAGAATGGTCCTAAAGCATACGGTTTTAGAGGCAATGCACGTAATTATGATTTGAATCGGGATTTTATAAAAAATGATACCAAAAATGCGCAGGCCTTTGCTAAAGTATTTCACTTAGCAAAACCTGATGTTTTTATTGATAATCATGTAAGTAATGGCGCAGATTACCAATATACACTTACGCATTTATTTACTCAACATAATAAATTAGGTGGTGAATTAGGTAGTTATTTGCATGAAGAAATGCATCCACAACTAGAGGCATCACTCGAAACCAAAAAATGGGATATCACCCCCTATGTGAATGTATGGGGTACTACTCCCGAAAAAGGCTGGACTCAATTTATGGACTCTCCCCGGTATTCAACAGGATACACAACGCTTTGGAACACTCTGGGGATGATGGTAGAAACACATATGCTAAAACCTTACAAACAAAGAGTTGAAGGTACTTATGAGCTTATGAAATCTATGATTGATATTACGGAAAAAGATGGTGTCAAAATTCGTTCATTACGAGAAAAAACCTTTACCAGACAAGCTAAACAAAAAACATATTCAACTCAATGGAAAGTAGATACTACTAAGGTTACTACTTTTAATTTTAAAGGGTATGAAGGAGAATTTATTGATAGTGAGATCACTGGAGCAAAACGATTAAAATATCACCAGGACAAACCCTATACAAAAGAAGTAACCTATAAAAACTATTTTGCTCCTACTACCAAAATCAGTATTCCAAAAGCGTATGTTATTCCTCAGGGGCAGTGGAGAGTAATTGAATTATTAACGCTTAATCAAGTCGAATTTAAGCACCTGGAAAAAGATTCTATAATTACTGCCGAAGTGTATCATATTAAAGATTATAAAACAAGAACATCACCTTATGAGGGACATTATCTACACTACCGGGTTTCAATTGAAAAGAATACTGAGGAAATCACTTTAAAAAAAGGGGGTATCATTGTTAAAACGGATCAAAAAGCATTTAGGTACCTTATGGAAACTTTGGAACCAGAAGCTCCGGATTCTTTCTTTAATTGGAACTTTTTTGATACTATTTTACAACAGAAAGAAGGGTTTTCTCCTTATGTATGGGAAGACAAAGCTGTAGAATTGCTAAGAAATAATAACGAGTTGCGAGTACAGTTTCAGAATAAGAAAAAAGATACCGCTTTTGCTAATAATTGGTATGCACAACTAGATTGGATACATAAACAATCTAACAATTATGAAAAAGCGCATATGAGATATCCGATATATCGAATTTTGAAATAAGATAAGGGTATAACTATTGTTTTTGTCCAAACTTATCAGCCATAAGCTCCCATAATTCGGTATAACCATGATCATAGCCTAAAGCCCATATTCCTACTCCTGCTAACTTTTTATGTTTAATCCAATCATATTTATAGGATAACGAAAGACTATCATCAAACCAAAGTTGTTTTGTCACTCCTTTTTCTTCATATATACCATACTGTGTAGAACTAATGGTATCAAAATTTATTCTATATTTTTTTGCATCAAGCAATTCTCGTGTTGTATTATACATATCGTGAGAAAGAAATTTTTCTGCTTTGCTTGGTATAGAGGTATTTTCAGTTTTCCATTTATCACCATAATACGGTAACCCCACTATTAGTTTATTTGGTTTAACACTTTCATTTAAATAATAATCTACAGAAGATTCAACACTATGTATCCCCCATATTTTACTGCTTTTTAAAGGAGAAACCGGCCCTGCATGTTTACTAAACCCTCCATAATAATCATACCCCATGAGTGTATAAAAATCGACTGAAGAATCAATAGTTTTTATGTCAAATACTTTATGATAATCAACCGCATATAATGCCACTGAAATCATATAATCAGGATTTATCTTGTGCAATCGATCTGATAGTGTAACAATAAATTGATTAAATTCTCTTTTGTTTTTTGATGAGACTCCTTCAAAATCTATATTTATACCATTTGCTTTTCTTAGATCTAGCAACACACTTAAACTATCTGCAAGAGTTTTCTGAGCTTTTGGATTCTTTAAAAATTGAGCATTTCTTTTTTTACCAAAATTAGATACAGTAAGAAACACCTTACAGTTTTTTACTTTTGCACTATCCACCAAAGCGGTTGTTTTCCATTGATGAATGTTATCATAGCTTCCTGTCTCGGCATTAACCATATACGAAAAATAGGATACTCCCCATAATAACGAGAAATTATAGCTCTTATAAGCAGACCCCTTAGAAAATATATGCCACCCAAAAGTTTTATAGTCTTTATGAATTTTGTATCCAGGCGCAGATTTAAAATGACGAGTTATATCATTTAGACTATCCCATTGTCGCTCTGTTGTAAAATTATAATCAGAAAATTTTGTGTAATGTGAATGATTAGGGCCAATATATACGTTGGTAGAATCAAGATCACTTGATATCTCCTTTTTTCTACTTTTTTTAGTATTACATGCCGTAATAAGAAAAAGAAATAGAAGTACTAATGTATTAATCTTCATTTTGTTATCGATCATCAAATTTTAAAACTAATTACTTCTTATGATAAAAAAAGAGAGATAAACACCTCTCTCTTATATTTTATACTCTATCTGCTTTATATTAAATCACTTCGGGAATTCGTGATGTTTGGCTAAGGTAAATTTTATTAAGGTGTTTGATCATGTTTTTTTTGCTCTAAAAATAACACTATGATAAATAATCATGTGAAAACAAAAGTTTAATATTTGCATATGAATCTTGCAAAGCTTTTTTAGATTTTTTAGTATTCTTCCACTTTACCTTGGTAATTCCTTCATTTTTTTGCGGCACTAACTCCCCCTCATAATTGGTTTTCATCTCGAACCAGTACGTAACTTTTAACCGAAACTCTCCATTTCTTTTAAAGATATGATAGCTTCGATACAAGAATTTAGTAATCTCTAATCCCGAAACTCCTGTCTCTTCTTCTACTTCTCTCATTGCAGCAGTTTCCATATCTTCTTTTTTTTCAACTTTACCCTTTGGAAGATCCCATTTCCCATTCCGACGAATAAACAAGATTTCTTTATCCTTATTATACACCTTTCCTCCTCCGGCAACTACTACTGGCAATTTCGAATATAAATGTTCTATTAGCTTATCTTCTTTTTTATGATAGAGATGGTATTTTGCTTCTTCATGTATTGCTTCCTTATTCAGAATATCTCTTATAATTGTAGGGAAGCTAGCTTCTTTTATTGGGATCATTTCATAATCCTCAATCGACTTTTTTGTAGATAGAATAATAGGAGTATTATTCACAAAAACTTTATACATTTGCAACTATGATTTTTGATAAAGATACAGCAAAAAAAACTGCTGAACTACTACTGCAAATTAATGCAATTAAATTAAAACCACAAGAACCTTTTACTTGGGCATCTGGATGGAAATCTCCTATCTATTGTGATAACCGGATTACGCTTTCTTATCCAGAAATAAGAAACTTCCTAAGTAAACATCTTGCTGAGTTTATAGAAAAAGAATACGGTAAACCCGATGTAATTGCTGGAGTTGCTACAGGTGCTATTGGTATAGGGATTCTCGTTGCAGAACAATTAGACCTTCCATTTATCTATGTACGCCCTGAGGCAAAGAAACATGGCCGAAAAAACCAAATCGAAGGTATCGTTCCAACCCAAAAAAATGTTGTGGTTGTAGAAGATCTAATTAGCACAGGAAAAAGTAGCCTTAATGCTGTAAAAGCATTAAAAGAAGCTGACGCTAACGTAAAAGGTATGGTTGCTATATTTAACTACGGTTTTGATATCGCAGTGCAGAATTTTAAAGAAGCGGCATTGTCTTTGCATACACTGAGCAATTATGAAAATCTTTTAGAACAGGCAGTTGACACTGAATACATTACCAAAGAACAACAACAAACACTACAAAGCTGGAAAACAAACCCTGCTGAGTGGAACATATAATAATTTAATAACATTATGAACTTAGAAAGCCCTACTGTTACTGTAAATAAGACAGCAGAACATGTATTCAAGTTTTTGACTAAAGTTGAAAATTTTGAGCAACTTATGCCAGAAAGTAAGCAAAAATTTGAAAAAATAAATGACTCCAGATTTCTTTTCCAATTAAAAGGAATGCCAGAATTAGTATTAGATCAAAAAGAAAGTACAAGCCCTAGTCAAGTAGTTCTTGGAGCTGCAAGCGACAAGCTTCCTTTTACATTAACTGCTGATATTGTTGATTCTGGGGATGGAAAAAGCACAGCAAAACTCACTTTCGATGGTCAGTTCAATGCTATGATGTCGATGATGATCAAAAGCCCTATCCAGAATTTTATCAATACCCTAATTGAAAATATAAGTAAGCTTTAATTAATAAAGTAGTTTAATTTCTTTGAGATCAAAATCCGAGATAATTTCGTCCTCTATTAAAATTTGAAGTTTACCTTCGTTGGTAATAGTTTGAATAATCCCAACAAAAGATTCGCCCTCTGCATCTAAAAATGTAGAGGGTTTGTTTTTCCTAAATAGTACTGCTTCGTACTCTTTTTTAAGTCTTACAAAATTAGAAATACATAACTCAGAAAATCGTTTTTCTAACTGAACTAATAAGGATTGCAAAATTTCTTCAATATTTAAGTTCTTACCTAAAACCTGTTTTAAAGACCCAGCTTGTGGTAAATTATTAAACTCTGTTTGATTGATATTAATTCCAATCCCGATAATAGCTCCAATCATACTGCCATTCTTAACCACATTTTCTATCAAAATACCACACAATTTCTGTTTATCTGACAGAATGTCGTTAGGCCATTTTATAGATAATTTAGGGACTATAAGATGTTTTAAAGTATCATAAACGGCTAGTGATGTAGCTATGGAAACATAAAACTGGTCCATTAGCGGTAACCCTTCAACAGGCATAAACACACTACATGTAAGGTTTTCTCCTGGATTGCTTTGCCAAGTTGTACCCATCTGTCCCTTACCTGACAGTTGCTTTCTTGCTATTACACAAACTGGAGTTGTAAAATGCTTTTCGCGATTCAGGTCTCTTAGAAAAGTATTTGTAGAGTCAATGGCATCAACTTTGATTATATGCATGTATAAGGTGTAAAAGTTTTACAAATGTCCGACTAATACAGACATTAAAATCATAAAAAGTAATAACTTTACACAAATTAAAAAAATGCATGACTAAAAAAGAAATCGGTAACGATCAATTAATTACTCAAATATTAAAAGGTATTGAAGAAGTAAAAGGTAAGGATATCAATATTTTAGACCTTAGAGATATCGAAAATACAGTATGTAACTACTTTGTAATCTGCAACGGAACTTCTAATACGCAAGTAAATGCAATTGTAAGCTCTATCCAAAAAACGGTAAGTAAAGAACTCAAAGACAAACCATGGCATATAGAAGGTAGTGAAAATGCAGAATGGGTGTTAATTGATTATGTTAATGTTGTTGTGCATGTTTTTCAAAAACACATCAGAGAATTCTATGATATAGAAGGACTTTGGGGAGATGCAAAAACTACAGTTATCGAAACAAATTATTAAAAGAAAACCGTAAATGGCGAAAGAAAATAAAAAAACAGAACCGAATAAAAAACCAAAGTTTAGCGCATATTGGATTTATGCAATTATTATTATTGGTTTTTTAGTATTGAATTTTATGGGTGGAAGCGGATTAGGATCTGCCCCCACTACTTCTCCTTCTGAATTTCAGGATTTTTTAAGTAACGGAGAAGTAGAAAAAGTAGTGATTGTAAATCGCCGAAATGCTAAGGTATTTCTTACCGGCGAAGCTAAATCATTAGATAAGCACCAAAAAAACAAGAGCAAATCTCTATTGCCAGCAAGTCCAAATGATCCTGACTATCAATTTGAATTTGGTGACTTACAGAATTTTGAAAATAAAATTGCCACAATAAAAAAGGAGAATGGTTTAACAACTCAAGTAAATTATGACACCGAAAGTAATGTATGGGGAGAAATTTTTATTACTCTCTTACCATTTGCACTAATAATCGGAGTATGGATATTCATCATGCGAAGAATGAGCGGTGGTTCTGGCGGTGGTGCCGGAGGACAAATATTTAATATTGGAAAATCTAAAGCTAAGCTTTTTGACCAAAATACCGAAGTTAAAGTTTCTTTTGAAAATGTGGCAGGATTAGAAGGCGCCAAAGAAGAAGTGCAAGAAATTGTTGATTTTCTTAAAAATCCAGAAAAATACACCTCATTAGGTGGTAAAATACCTAAAGGAGCTCTACTAGTTGGCCCTCCTGGAACAGGTAAAACCTTATTAGCAAAAGCTGTAGCTGGTGAAGCAAAAGTGCCATTCTTTTCTTTATCAGGATCAGATTTTGTAGAAATGTTTGTGGGTGTTGGAGCTTCTCGTGTTCGGGATTTATTTAAACAAGCAAAAGAAAAATCTCCTGCTATTATTTTTATTGATGAAATTGATGCTGTAGGTAGAGCCAGAGGTAAAAGTAATTTCTCAGGATCTAATGACGAAAGAGAAAACACTCTAAATCAATTACTAACAGAAATGGATGGTTTTGGCACAAACACCAATGTAATTGTCATAGCAGCTACCAACCGTGCAGATGTACTTGATAAAGCATTGTTACGTGCCGGTCGTTTTGATCGTCAGATATATGTAGATCTTCCAGACATTCGTGAACGTAAAGAAATATTTGATGTTCATTTAAAGCCATTAAAGAAAGTTGAAAATGAATTAGATACCGAATTCATGGCAAAACAAACTCCGGGATTCTCTGGTGCTGATATTGCAAATGTATGTAACGAAGCTGCTTTGATTGCTGCAAGAAAAGGAAACAAAGCAGTAGGGAAACAAGATTTTCTTGATGCAGTAGATAGAATTGTTGGAGGGTTAGAGAAAAAGAATAAAATTATTACCCCTGATGAAAAACGAGCTATCGCTTTTCATGAAGCAGGTCATGCAACTGTAAGTTGGATGTTAGAACATGCTGCTCCACTGGTAAAAGTTACTATTGTACCCAGAGGACAATCTTTAGGTGCTGCCTGGTATTTACCAGAAGAAAGGCTAATTGTACGACCAAATCAAATGCTTGATGAAATGTGTGCTGCTTTAGGAGGTCGTGCTGCAGAAAAGGTTATATTTAATGAAATTTCTACAGGCGCTCTAAGTGACTTAGAAAAAGTAACTAAGCAAGCAAGAGCTATGGTTACAGTATATGGATTAAATGAGAAAGTAGGAAACCTTACCTACTATGATTCTTCGGGACAAAGTGAGTATAATTTCACAAAACCATATAGTGAACAAACTAGTGAGCTTATTGATAAAGAAATTTCGAATATAATTGAAGAGCAGTATCAACGTGCAATTAAATTATTAGAAAAGAATAAAGACAAACTAACAGAATTAGCTGAAGTCTTATTAGAAAAAGAAGTGATTTTTAAAGATAACTTAGAGAAAATTTTTGGCGAAAGACCATTCGGCAAAAAAGAAGAAGAAATCATCAAAGAACCTTCTTAAAGATATTATTTTTACTTGTAAATTGAAAAATCTTAACCTAACGGAATATTAGGTTAAGATTTTTTTT
Proteins encoded:
- a CDS encoding glycosyl hydrolase family 18 protein, producing the protein MIDNKMKINTLVLLFLFLITACNTKKSRKKEISSDLDSTNVYIGPNHSHYTKFSDYNFTTERQWDSLNDITRHFKSAPGYKIHKDYKTFGWHIFSKGSAYKSYNFSLLWGVSYFSYMVNAETGSYDNIHQWKTTALVDSAKVKNCKVFLTVSNFGKKRNAQFLKNPKAQKTLADSLSVLLDLRKANGINIDFEGVSSKNKREFNQFIVTLSDRLHKINPDYMISVALYAVDYHKVFDIKTIDSSVDFYTLMGYDYYGGFSKHAGPVSPLKSSKIWGIHSVESSVDYYLNESVKPNKLIVGLPYYGDKWKTENTSIPSKAEKFLSHDMYNTTRELLDAKKYRINFDTISSTQYGIYEEKGVTKQLWFDDSLSLSYKYDWIKHKKLAGVGIWALGYDHGYTELWELMADKFGQKQ
- a CDS encoding orotate phosphoribosyltransferase, whose translation is MNLESPTVTVNKTAEHVFKFLTKVENFEQLMPESKQKFEKINDSRFLFQLKGMPELVLDQKESTSPSQVVLGAASDKLPFTLTADIVDSGDGKSTAKLTFDGQFNAMMSMMIKSPIQNFINTLIENISKL
- the pyrE gene encoding orotate phosphoribosyltransferase, encoding MIFDKDTAKKTAELLLQINAIKLKPQEPFTWASGWKSPIYCDNRITLSYPEIRNFLSKHLAEFIEKEYGKPDVIAGVATGAIGIGILVAEQLDLPFIYVRPEAKKHGRKNQIEGIVPTQKNVVVVEDLISTGKSSLNAVKALKEADANVKGMVAIFNYGFDIAVQNFKEAALSLHTLSNYENLLEQAVDTEYITKEQQQTLQSWKTNPAEWNI
- the rsfS gene encoding ribosome silencing factor, which gives rise to MTKKEIGNDQLITQILKGIEEVKGKDINILDLRDIENTVCNYFVICNGTSNTQVNAIVSSIQKTVSKELKDKPWHIEGSENAEWVLIDYVNVVVHVFQKHIREFYDIEGLWGDAKTTVIETNY
- the ftsH gene encoding ATP-dependent zinc metalloprotease FtsH: MAKENKKTEPNKKPKFSAYWIYAIIIIGFLVLNFMGGSGLGSAPTTSPSEFQDFLSNGEVEKVVIVNRRNAKVFLTGEAKSLDKHQKNKSKSLLPASPNDPDYQFEFGDLQNFENKIATIKKENGLTTQVNYDTESNVWGEIFITLLPFALIIGVWIFIMRRMSGGSGGGAGGQIFNIGKSKAKLFDQNTEVKVSFENVAGLEGAKEEVQEIVDFLKNPEKYTSLGGKIPKGALLVGPPGTGKTLLAKAVAGEAKVPFFSLSGSDFVEMFVGVGASRVRDLFKQAKEKSPAIIFIDEIDAVGRARGKSNFSGSNDERENTLNQLLTEMDGFGTNTNVIVIAATNRADVLDKALLRAGRFDRQIYVDLPDIRERKEIFDVHLKPLKKVENELDTEFMAKQTPGFSGADIANVCNEAALIAARKGNKAVGKQDFLDAVDRIVGGLEKKNKIITPDEKRAIAFHEAGHATVSWMLEHAAPLVKVTIVPRGQSLGAAWYLPEERLIVRPNQMLDEMCAALGGRAAEKVIFNEISTGALSDLEKVTKQARAMVTVYGLNEKVGNLTYYDSSGQSEYNFTKPYSEQTSELIDKEISNIIEEQYQRAIKLLEKNKDKLTELAEVLLEKEVIFKDNLEKIFGERPFGKKEEEIIKEPS
- a CDS encoding SulP family inorganic anion transporter; amino-acid sequence: MTEFVRKRVANAKNDILSGLTVALALVPEAVAFAFVAGVDPLVGLYAAFMIGLITSVFGGRPGMISGATGALAVVMVSLVAEGNEMGAPGEELGLYYLFATVILMGVIQMLAGAFKLGKFVRLIPHPVMMGFVNGLAIVIFLSQLGMFKEAEKDVFNNNKYVTESLDKKFEIRKDNIAYDVLTNKALFSFDNNRLIDIDTKEGKYIIYEGQIFDLDTKEVVFNYEDNMIYSIAKKGKVKSWLPTNQLLLMLGLVMLTILIMWGLPKLTNKLPEALLAIIVVSAIVILGNLDVATVGSFIRDGGGEGLKGGLPQFQIDIFRKIPFTWETFRFIAPYSVILAAIGLIESLMTLNLIDELTETRGSSNRECMAQGGANIITGLFGGMGGCAMIGQSIINIKGGGRTRLSGIVAAVTLLLFILFASGLIEQVPIAALVGVMFMVVIGTFAWSSFRILNKIPLADAIVLIAVSSLTVFFDLAIAVIAGVIMSALVFAWENARRIRARKHVLENGTKVYEIWGPLFFGSIQAFNNKFDVANDPENVEIDFIESRVSDHSALEAVFNLVGKYEDAGKKVKIKHLSEECQALMIKASPRLASVIEHDIDDPRYHVMAEAME
- a CDS encoding biotin--[acetyl-CoA-carboxylase] ligase, producing MHIIKVDAIDSTNTFLRDLNREKHFTTPVCVIARKQLSGKGQMGTTWQSNPGENLTCSVFMPVEGLPLMDQFYVSIATSLAVYDTLKHLIVPKLSIKWPNDILSDKQKLCGILIENVVKNGSMIGAIIGIGININQTEFNNLPQAGSLKQVLGKNLNIEEILQSLLVQLEKRFSELCISNFVRLKKEYEAVLFRKNKPSTFLDAEGESFVGIIQTITNEGKLQILIEDEIISDFDLKEIKLLY
- a CDS encoding NUDIX hydrolase; its protein translation is MYKVFVNNTPIILSTKKSIEDYEMIPIKEASFPTIIRDILNKEAIHEEAKYHLYHKKEDKLIEHLYSKLPVVVAGGGKVYNKDKEILFIRRNGKWDLPKGKVEKKEDMETAAMREVEEETGVSGLEITKFLYRSYHIFKRNGEFRLKVTYWFEMKTNYEGELVPQKNEGITKVKWKNTKKSKKALQDSYANIKLLFSHDYLS
- a CDS encoding M14 family metallopeptidase produces the protein MRKITLIVSFLSIISCNTSKKQNSQNLDFTTAFEKSNGTETPTYPEVITYYKNLAETYPSIDIQEIGMTDSGNPLHIVTLNPDAIFDFEKIRQTKRVLLINNGIHPGESDGIDATMLLFRDIAQGKINAPSATVLATIPIYNIGGALNRNSGTRTNQNGPKAYGFRGNARNYDLNRDFIKNDTKNAQAFAKVFHLAKPDVFIDNHVSNGADYQYTLTHLFTQHNKLGGELGSYLHEEMHPQLEASLETKKWDITPYVNVWGTTPEKGWTQFMDSPRYSTGYTTLWNTLGMMVETHMLKPYKQRVEGTYELMKSMIDITEKDGVKIRSLREKTFTRQAKQKTYSTQWKVDTTKVTTFNFKGYEGEFIDSEITGAKRLKYHQDKPYTKEVTYKNYFAPTTKISIPKAYVIPQGQWRVIELLTLNQVEFKHLEKDSIITAEVYHIKDYKTRTSPYEGHYLHYRVSIEKNTEEITLKKGGIIVKTDQKAFRYLMETLEPEAPDSFFNWNFFDTILQQKEGFSPYVWEDKAVELLRNNNELRVQFQNKKKDTAFANNWYAQLDWIHKQSNNYEKAHMRYPIYRILK